TCCGGAGCCTATGATTATATTTTTTGCACCGATATTAAATTTACTAGCTAGAGAATTTTTAAGCTCAAAGTAGCTATCGTCAGGGTATAAAAACGCATTTTTAGCCACATCTTTTATCGCGTTTACAACACGCTCGCTAGTGCCAAATGGGTTTTCATTGCTTGCAAGCTTTATAACATCTTTTGGTTCTATTCCAAACTCTCTAACAACAAGTTCTATAGGCTTTCCTGCTTCGTAATTTACAAGTTGGGCTAAATTTTCATTAAATTTCATTGTTCGTCTCCGTTTAAATAGCTTCCAAGCCAAGTGATCTCGGCACCGCATTCTTTTGCTAACGAAAAGACATTTTGGACTTTCTCGTCATCAACATGACCTTCAAAATCAAGATAGAAAACCGACTTAAATTCGCGTTGTTTTATCGGACGGCTTTCTAATTTTGTTATATTTATATTTTCATTTTTAAAAATTTGAAGTAAGTCCACAAGACTTCCGGGCTTATGATCAGTCTTTGCAAGTATCGAAGTCTTAGAGCCTTGTGCTTTTGCATTTTTAAAGTCACTTAGTATAAAAAATCTCGTTCTATTTGCCATATTATCCTCTATGGTGTCATAAAGAATAGGCACATTGTGAAGCTTTGCCGCTATCTTCGAGCAAATGGCTGCCGAGTTTGAATTTTTAGAAGCAAGATAAGCAGCTTCAGCGGTTGATCTTGACGGTATAAATTCCACATCCAAAAGCATATGATCCTCTAAAAATTTACGACACTGGTTATAGCCTTGGGGATGTGAATATATCTTTTTTATATCTTTTATGTTTTCGCACTCGCTTACAAAACTGTGGTGTATGTCAAGATAAAGTTCTGCAACTATCTTAATATCAGGGAATTTTCTAAAACAGTCAAGAGTAGCGCCCACTGCGCCTTCGGTGTTATTTTCGATAGGAACAACGCCGTATTTTACCTCTTTTTGAGCAAGTATATTAAACACGGCTTCTATGGTTGCAAGTGGCAGATAAGAGCTCATCGCACCAAATCTACTCTCTGCGGCTTGATGAGTATATGTGCCTTCAGGTCCGAGATAGGCTATCTTTTGAGGCATCTCTAAATTTCTGCTAACTGCAAAAATTTCAAGATATATAGCCTCTATCGCCGCACGGTTTAAAAGCCCGCCTTTACGATTTATTAAGCGGTTTATTATCGCTTTTTCGCGCTCGGGTCTATAGATAGGAGCGCCGCTTGTTTGCTTTAAAACTCCTATCTTTTTAACAAATTCCATTCTCTCATTTAATTTTGACAAGACAAGATCATCTATCTCGTCGATATTTTTACGAAGTTCGTTTAACTCTTGCATGTTTTTCCTACATCAAATCTTTTTCAAGCGCGACTATATCCTCAAAACTCTCTCTACGTCTAATAAGCCTATCTTCACCGTCTTGCACCGCTACTTCAGCTGCGCGAGCTCGTGAGTTATAGTTAGAACTCATTGTAAAACCGTAAGCCCCGGCACTTTTTACCACAAGCAAATCCCCGCTCTCGCATGCAGGTAGATTTAAATTTTTAGCCAAAAAGTCGCCGCTTTCACATATCGGTCCGACTACATCGCAAAGTCCGGCACTTGTGTTTTTGCCGACAACATTTACATCATGATATGCACCGTATAAGCTGGGACGGATAAGGTCATTCATCGCACCATCTACTACGATAAAACGCTTTTGCTTATTAAATTTCTCATACAATACGCTAGTTACGAAGTATCCTGCATTTCCCACGATAAAACGTCCGGGCTCGCAAACTATCGTTAGGTCTTGCGCGCTTAATTGTCCTAAAATTCCTTGAGCGTAGTCATACAAGCTAACATTGTTTTCATTTTGATAAACGATACCTACACCGCCTCCGACGTCAAAAAATTTAATATCTATATCAAGCGCCTTTAACTCACGCACAAGTTCGCTTACTATACCTGCCGCTTCGATGATAGGCTCGATATTTGTAAGCTGTGAACCGATATGAAAATGCACTCCGATAGGCTCTATATGAGGTGAGTTTTTAGCATAGATATACATTTTCTTGCCGGTTGTGATATCAACACCGAATTTATTTTCATTAAGTCCGGTTGAGATGTATGGGTGTGTTTTTGCGTCTACGTCAGGGTTGATACGTATGCTTATGCGAGCTTTTAAATTTAGCTCCTTCGCGATACTTTCAAGACGATACATCTCGGCTTCGCTCTCTAAATTTATCATTAAAATTTCGTTTTCAAGCGCCTCTTTTAGCTCGTCGTCGCTTTTACCTACGCCGCTAAATATGATTTGATACTTTTTGGCTCCCGCCATGATCGCGCGTCTTACCTCACCGATGCTTACGCAGTCAAATCCTGCTCCAAGCTCTGCTAAGAGTTTTAAAACACTTAAATTTGAATTTGCTTTTACTGCGTAGCATATCAGGGATTTTCTAGCGTGAAACGCATCTTTTAGCTCGTTGTATCTACTTTTTATATGATCAAAATCATAAACATAAAGAGGGGTTTTGTATTTTTGTGCGAGAGCTTTAAAATTCATAAAATAACCTTTGTTAAAATGGGTTGATTTTACAAAAAAAATGCCAAAATTTGGCTTAACGATGCGTTTTTAGAAGATAAAGAGCATAAAGCATGAGACCAAAAACTGGCAAAACTATGCCAAGCTCAGGCAAGATGACCGAATTTTGAGAAAATTTACCAAGCACAAACAGCAATCCCCAAACCACAAGCGTGCTCACAACAAAGACAAATGTAGCAAACGCAAGGTTAAAAAACCTACCCGTAACAGGCAGATGATAGTAAAGTATAAGCACTAAAAACGGTGCGAAAAACGGTGCTATCGCAAGCGTATAAAAAACCGACTTAGCTCCGTCAAGCTCAACGCCTTCGTCTTTAAACGTAAAGATAAAATCAAGCACATCAGGTATACTAAAACTCGTTCTCTCACTCGTGTTTGCGCTTTGGATGCTTTTTGGGGTAAATCCCTTGAGCCCTTGACTGCGGGAGATATTTTGCACTTCAAGACCTTTTGCGCCAAGCTCTAAATTTGACGGCAAATATGTAACATTCATGTCTTTTAGTAACCATCTATTATCTTGAAAGTCGGCACTTTTAGCAAATGCGGTTGAGACTAAATTTGTGCCGTTTATATCAAAAATTCGCAAGTCGTTAGCAGTTTTTTCAAGTAAATTTAGCTCTTTTATATATATAAATTTGCCCTCGAATTTTAAAAAAGTATCGGTTGTGCTTTTACCAAAAGTAGCATTTGCGATATTTTTTTGAAATTCGTATGCGTATGCAAACGGGGTGCAATTTAACCCAACGTATATAATCGTTACACATAAAGATATAAAAAACGGCGGTAAAATAAGTGCGTTTTTACTCACACCAAGAGCATAAAAACTGATAAGTTCGTTAGAGCGAACCATATTTATATGCGCTACGATAATAGCAAAAACAAGCGAGATCGGCATAACGTAAGATGTTGCCGTAAGCATTGTAAGACCAACATAAAGCAACTGCAAGTTTGCAGAACTCGGTAGATCTTTTAAATTTGTAAGTAGATCAATACCGACATAAAAAAGCTCAAGTGCAAGAAAGATTATCAAAAACGACTTTAGATAAACCCAGCCGACATATCTGGCATAAAGATTCATATCTCTACGCCTTTTTTGATGCTAAATTTCTGAGAAATAGCATTTATATCGCTTTTTAAAAGCTCAACTACGGCCTCTTTGCAGTGAATTAAAATTTTATCTAAATACTCTTTTTCGGCTTGGCTAAATTCGCCTAAAACAAAATTTGCCGCATTTCCCTTGCGTCCGATACCGATACGAACACGCTCATAGTCGTTGCCGATAAGATTATCGATAGACTTT
This is a stretch of genomic DNA from Campylobacter sp. RM6914. It encodes these proteins:
- the pheA gene encoding prephenate dehydratase, with the protein product MQELNELRKNIDEIDDLVLSKLNERMEFVKKIGVLKQTSGAPIYRPEREKAIINRLINRKGGLLNRAAIEAIYLEIFAVSRNLEMPQKIAYLGPEGTYTHQAAESRFGAMSSYLPLATIEAVFNILAQKEVKYGVVPIENNTEGAVGATLDCFRKFPDIKIVAELYLDIHHSFVSECENIKDIKKIYSHPQGYNQCRKFLEDHMLLDVEFIPSRSTAEAAYLASKNSNSAAICSKIAAKLHNVPILYDTIEDNMANRTRFFILSDFKNAKAQGSKTSILAKTDHKPGSLVDLLQIFKNENINITKLESRPIKQREFKSVFYLDFEGHVDDEKVQNVFSLAKECGAEITWLGSYLNGDEQ
- the lysA gene encoding diaminopimelate decarboxylase; this translates as MNFKALAQKYKTPLYVYDFDHIKSRYNELKDAFHARKSLICYAVKANSNLSVLKLLAELGAGFDCVSIGEVRRAIMAGAKKYQIIFSGVGKSDDELKEALENEILMINLESEAEMYRLESIAKELNLKARISIRINPDVDAKTHPYISTGLNENKFGVDITTGKKMYIYAKNSPHIEPIGVHFHIGSQLTNIEPIIEAAGIVSELVRELKALDIDIKFFDVGGGVGIVYQNENNVSLYDYAQGILGQLSAQDLTIVCEPGRFIVGNAGYFVTSVLYEKFNKQKRFIVVDGAMNDLIRPSLYGAYHDVNVVGKNTSAGLCDVVGPICESGDFLAKNLNLPACESGDLLVVKSAGAYGFTMSSNYNSRARAAEVAVQDGEDRLIRRRESFEDIVALEKDLM
- a CDS encoding LptF/LptG family permease yields the protein MNLYARYVGWVYLKSFLIIFLALELFYVGIDLLTNLKDLPSSANLQLLYVGLTMLTATSYVMPISLVFAIIVAHINMVRSNELISFYALGVSKNALILPPFFISLCVTIIYVGLNCTPFAYAYEFQKNIANATFGKSTTDTFLKFEGKFIYIKELNLLEKTANDLRIFDINGTNLVSTAFAKSADFQDNRWLLKDMNVTYLPSNLELGAKGLEVQNISRSQGLKGFTPKSIQSANTSERTSFSIPDVLDFIFTFKDEGVELDGAKSVFYTLAIAPFFAPFLVLILYYHLPVTGRFFNLAFATFVFVVSTLVVWGLLFVLGKFSQNSVILPELGIVLPVFGLMLYALYLLKTHR